GATATGGTTGACGACGAAGAACTTTTAGAACTCGTTGAGCTCGAAGTTAGAGAACTTCTCTCCAAGTACGAGTATCCCGGAGACGAAGTTCCCGTTATCAGAGGATCGGCACTTGGAGCACTTCAAGAACTCGAACAAAACTCTCCCGGCAAGTGGGTTGAGTCCATAAAAGAGCTTCTCAACGCGATGGACGAGTACATACCGACACCACAAAGGGAAGTGGACAAGCCCTTCCTTATGCCAATAGAAGACGTGTTTAGCATATCCGGAAGAGGAACGGTTGTAACCGGAAGAGTAGAGAGAGGAGTTCTGAGGCCCGGAGACGAAGTAGAGATAGTAGGACTCAGGGAAGAGCCCCTCAAGACAGTTGCAACGTCTATAGAGATGTTCAGGAAGGTGCTTGACGAGGCACTGCCCGGAGACAACATAGGAGTGCTGCTGAGGGGAGTAGGAAAGGACGACGTAGAAAGGGGACAGGTATTGGCGCAACCTGGGAGTGTAAAGGCTCACAAGAGGTTCAGGGCACAGGTATATGTACTTAGCAAGGAGGAAGGAGGAAGACACACTCCGTTCTTTGTGAACTACAGACCGCAGTTTTACTTCAGGACGGCTGACGTGACGGGAACTGTAGT
The genomic region above belongs to Aquifex aeolicus VF5 and contains:
- the tuf gene encoding elongation factor Tu, with amino-acid sequence MAKEKFERTKEHVNVGTIGHVDHGKSTLTSAITCVLAAGLVEGGKAKCFKYEEIDKAPEEKERGITINITHVEYETAKRHYAHVDCPGHADYIKNMITGAAQMDGAILVVSAADGPMPQTREHVLLARQVNVPYIVVFMNKCDMVDDEELLELVELEVRELLSKYEYPGDEVPVIRGSALGALQELEQNSPGKWVESIKELLNAMDEYIPTPQREVDKPFLMPIEDVFSISGRGTVVTGRVERGVLRPGDEVEIVGLREEPLKTVATSIEMFRKVLDEALPGDNIGVLLRGVGKDDVERGQVLAQPGSVKAHKRFRAQVYVLSKEEGGRHTPFFVNYRPQFYFRTADVTGTVVKLPEGVEMVMPGDNVELEVELIAPVALEEGLRFAIREGGRTVGAGVVTKILD